The Pelobates fuscus isolate aPelFus1 chromosome 2, aPelFus1.pri, whole genome shotgun sequence genome has a segment encoding these proteins:
- the THAP4 gene encoding peroxynitrite isomerase THAP4 isoform X3 gives MSSAVDSDAPPLNPAISPLAWMLGTWVSEPAGKGEFPTITPFNYKEEAVISHAGQPMLNFTFCSSNPDTGKALHRECGFIRINPGTNQVAFICAQNIGVVEIEEGQVEGEQLTLTSHSLSRMSFAKEPHVQQICRKFCLTAEGKLEQTVSMTTSTQTLAPHLHVTYRKLVS, from the exons ATGTCCAGTGCAGTAGATTCAG ACGCGCCTCCTTTAAATCCAGCTATTTCCCCTCTGGCCTGGATGCTGGGAACCTGGGTGTCTGAACCAGCTGGGAAAGGCGAGTTTCCAACCATTACCCCATTCAACTACAAGGAGGAAGCGGTCATCTCTCATGCAGGACAACCAATGCTGAATTTCAC GTTTTGTTCGTCTAACCCTGATACCGGGAAAGCATTACATAGAGAATGTGGGTTCATCCGAATCAACCCTGGCACCAATCAAGTGGCATTTATTTGTGCTCAGAATATAG GTGTTGTGGAGATTGAGGAAGGGCAagtggagggagagcagctaACTCTGACGTCACACTCGCTCAGCAGGATGAGTTTTGCCAAGGAACCTCATGTCCAGCAG ATTTGCCGCAAGTTCTGTCTGACTGCTGAAGGGAAGCTGGAGCAGACTGTTTCCATGACAACAAGTACACAAACTTTAGCTCCTCACCTACACGTTACATACAGAAAGCTTGTCTCATGA
- the THAP4 gene encoding peroxynitrite isomerase THAP4 isoform X2, translated as MNLTVLELSMQSTSYNDAPPLNPAISPLAWMLGTWVSEPAGKGEFPTITPFNYKEEAVISHAGQPMLNFTFCSSNPDTGKALHRECGFIRINPGTNQVAFICAQNIGVVEIEEGQVEGEQLTLTSHSLSRMSFAKEPHVQQICRKFCLTAEGKLEQTVSMTTSTQTLAPHLHVTYRKLVS; from the exons ATGAATCTCACAGTTCTAGAACTCAGTATGCAGTCCACCAGCTACAATG ACGCGCCTCCTTTAAATCCAGCTATTTCCCCTCTGGCCTGGATGCTGGGAACCTGGGTGTCTGAACCAGCTGGGAAAGGCGAGTTTCCAACCATTACCCCATTCAACTACAAGGAGGAAGCGGTCATCTCTCATGCAGGACAACCAATGCTGAATTTCAC GTTTTGTTCGTCTAACCCTGATACCGGGAAAGCATTACATAGAGAATGTGGGTTCATCCGAATCAACCCTGGCACCAATCAAGTGGCATTTATTTGTGCTCAGAATATAG GTGTTGTGGAGATTGAGGAAGGGCAagtggagggagagcagctaACTCTGACGTCACACTCGCTCAGCAGGATGAGTTTTGCCAAGGAACCTCATGTCCAGCAG ATTTGCCGCAAGTTCTGTCTGACTGCTGAAGGGAAGCTGGAGCAGACTGTTTCCATGACAACAAGTACACAAACTTTAGCTCCTCACCTACACGTTACATACAGAAAGCTTGTCTCATGA